One part of the Rhodothermales bacterium genome encodes these proteins:
- a CDS encoding NAD(P)-dependent alcohol dehydrogenase codes for MKAIVYSAYGSPDVLRIQDVPTPTPADNEVLVRIHATTVTAGDRRARSLDLPAGFGLVGRLIFGVTKPRQSILGTELSGVVEAVGERVTRFKPGDAVFAFSGAGMGAYAEYRTLAEDGPIAPKPANLSFDEAAALSFGGATMLHFYKKAVLKAGDRVLVVGASGGVGTAAVQLAKHAGAHVTGVTSGRNADLVRSLGADEVIDYTKEDFSKNGKTYDVIVDTVGTAPYPVSKGSLAPGGRLLLIMSELPGMLSAPWYSMTTDKTVIAGPAAEKPEYIAQLAELAEAGAYRAVIDRTYSMEDAAEAHRYVDTGRKRGSVVIEIAQPEDADAARADARSHGA; via the coding sequence CATCCACGCGACGACCGTCACCGCCGGCGACCGGAGGGCGCGGAGCCTGGACCTGCCGGCGGGTTTTGGTCTCGTCGGCCGGCTCATCTTCGGCGTCACGAAGCCCCGGCAGTCCATCCTCGGGACGGAGTTGTCGGGCGTGGTGGAGGCCGTCGGGGAGCGGGTGACCCGGTTCAAGCCGGGCGACGCCGTCTTCGCATTCAGCGGTGCGGGCATGGGCGCCTACGCCGAGTACCGCACCCTGGCCGAGGACGGACCCATCGCACCCAAGCCCGCGAATCTCTCGTTCGACGAGGCCGCGGCGTTGAGTTTTGGCGGCGCCACGATGCTCCATTTTTACAAGAAGGCCGTGCTCAAGGCCGGCGACCGCGTGCTCGTCGTAGGGGCCTCGGGAGGCGTGGGAACAGCGGCCGTCCAGCTCGCGAAACACGCCGGCGCGCACGTGACCGGCGTAACCAGCGGCCGCAACGCCGATCTGGTGCGCTCCCTCGGGGCCGACGAGGTGATCGACTATACGAAGGAGGACTTCTCGAAAAACGGGAAGACGTACGATGTCATCGTAGACACGGTAGGAACCGCGCCGTATCCGGTGAGCAAGGGATCGCTGGCGCCGGGCGGCCGGCTGCTGCTCATCATGTCCGAACTGCCGGGGATGTTGTCGGCGCCCTGGTATTCGATGACGACGGACAAGACGGTGATCGCCGGGCCGGCGGCCGAAAAGCCGGAATACATCGCACAACTCGCCGAACTGGCGGAGGCCGGCGCCTATCGGGCGGTGATCGACCGGACGTATTCGATGGAGGACGCCGCCGAGGCGCACCGCTACGTCGACACGGGCCGGAAACGCGGCAGCGTGGTGATCGAGATCGCGCAACCGGAAGACGCCGACGCCGCGCGGGCCGACGCGCGGAGCCACGGGGCCTGA
- a CDS encoding DUF6544 family protein, translated as MRAGFILLLVLHGLIHLMGFAKAFGYAELPQLQLPISKGMGVLWLVAGVAVIGAAVLLAVAPRAWGMVAIVAALLSQIVIVSAWSDARFGTLANILLFAAGVYGFVAQGPFSFEAEYRRAIAAHPTPSVAAPLVIEADLHPLPDPIQRYLHAVGVTGQPAIRSVRVVWQGRIRGAPDDPWMPFTAEQVNFIDDDSRYFHLRASKRGVPVDVLHRFEAGTASMRVRLLSLFPLVDARGPEMNRAETVTIFNDIALLAPSGLANPRIRWEALDDRSARGFLTIGAHTVSAVLVVDDAGDLVDFISDDRLLASPDGKTFTPTRWSTPITGYRAFGGRRVMHGGAGVWHAASGSYPYIELEVVDYRVNE; from the coding sequence ATGCGCGCCGGCTTCATCCTGCTGCTCGTGCTGCACGGGCTGATCCATCTGATGGGGTTCGCCAAAGCGTTCGGCTACGCCGAACTTCCCCAACTCCAGCTGCCGATTTCGAAGGGGATGGGGGTGCTCTGGCTTGTCGCCGGCGTGGCGGTGATCGGGGCCGCCGTGCTCCTTGCGGTCGCTCCGCGGGCGTGGGGGATGGTGGCCATCGTGGCCGCCCTGCTCTCCCAGATCGTCATCGTGTCGGCCTGGAGCGATGCCCGTTTCGGCACGCTCGCCAATATCCTCCTGTTCGCCGCCGGCGTGTACGGCTTCGTCGCGCAGGGGCCTTTCAGTTTCGAGGCGGAGTACCGGCGCGCTATCGCCGCGCACCCGACGCCGTCCGTCGCCGCGCCGCTCGTGATCGAGGCGGATCTGCATCCGCTCCCCGATCCCATCCAGCGGTACCTGCATGCCGTCGGCGTCACGGGCCAGCCGGCCATCCGGAGCGTCCGCGTCGTCTGGCAGGGCCGCATCCGGGGCGCGCCGGACGATCCGTGGATGCCCTTCACCGCCGAGCAGGTCAACTTCATCGACGACGACAGCCGCTATTTTCACCTCCGGGCCTCCAAGCGCGGGGTGCCGGTGGATGTCCTGCACCGGTTTGAAGCGGGAACCGCCTCGATGCGCGTTCGCCTCCTCTCGCTCTTCCCGCTGGTCGATGCGCGCGGTCCCGAGATGAATCGGGCCGAGACCGTCACCATCTTCAACGACATCGCGCTGCTGGCGCCGTCGGGGCTGGCGAATCCCCGCATCCGGTGGGAAGCGCTCGACGACCGGTCGGCGCGGGGCTTCCTGACGATCGGCGCCCACACCGTCAGCGCGGTGCTGGTGGTCGACGACGCCGGCGACCTCGTGGATTTCATCTCGGACGACCGGCTGCTCGCTTCGCCGGACGGCAAGACCTTCACCCCCACCCGCTGGTCGACCCCGATCACCGGCTACCGCGCGTTCGGCGGGCGCCGCGTCATGCACGGGGGAGCCGGCGTGTGGCACGCGGCGTCCGGTTCGTATCCGTACATCGAACTCGAGGTCGTGGACTACCGCGTGAACGAGTGA
- a CDS encoding helix-turn-helix transcriptional regulator, translated as MRKHVLLYGLLAGVLIAGLQFIEYRWLVIEHSVEIYGGLVAAVFASLGIWLGLRLTGRREKVVIREVEVPAPVDFVRDADRVASLGLTPRELEVLELMAEGLSTREIAERVFVSENTVKTHTKRVFEKLGASRRTQAVQQGRALKLIP; from the coding sequence ATGCGCAAACACGTCCTGTTGTATGGTCTCCTCGCCGGCGTCCTGATCGCCGGCCTGCAATTCATCGAGTACCGGTGGCTCGTCATCGAGCACTCGGTGGAGATTTATGGCGGACTGGTAGCGGCGGTCTTTGCGAGCCTCGGGATCTGGCTCGGCCTGAGGTTGACGGGGCGGAGGGAAAAGGTCGTGATCCGGGAGGTGGAGGTGCCCGCGCCCGTCGATTTTGTCCGCGATGCCGATCGGGTCGCGTCCCTGGGGCTCACCCCGCGCGAACTGGAAGTCCTCGAACTGATGGCCGAAGGGTTGAGCACCCGGGAGATCGCCGAGCGTGTCTTCGTGAGCGAGAACACCGTGAAGACGCATACGAAGCGGGTGTTCGAGAAGCTCGGCGCCAGCCGGCGGACGCAGGCCGTCCAGCAGGGCCGGGCGCTGAAATTGATTCCCTAG
- a CDS encoding SRPBCC domain-containing protein: MQDGKASTTRTFFSRTTAVSIVIRAPRSVVWALLTDAPEYPAWNSTVLSIENRIEPGSAIRLTSTLDPKRTFVLWIKTFEPEHRMVWGDANGRRTFTLTDEPAGVRFTMDERIGGPLFPLFARFIPPFDALFEQFAMDLKQAAERAV, from the coding sequence ATGCAGGACGGAAAAGCCAGCACCACCCGCACCTTCTTCAGCCGTACGACGGCCGTTTCGATCGTCATCCGCGCCCCACGCTCGGTCGTTTGGGCGTTGCTGACCGATGCGCCGGAATATCCGGCCTGGAATTCTACGGTGTTATCCATCGAAAACCGCATCGAACCCGGGAGTGCGATACGGCTCACATCCACGCTCGACCCCAAACGCACGTTCGTGCTCTGGATCAAGACGTTCGAACCCGAACACCGGATGGTATGGGGCGATGCGAACGGAAGGCGTACCTTCACCCTGACGGACGAGCCGGCCGGCGTGCGGTTCACCATGGATGAACGGATCGGCGGACCGTTATTCCCCCTGTTCGCCCGTTTCATCCCGCCGTTCGACGCGCTGTTCGAGCAATTTGCCATGGACCTCAAACAGGCCGCTGAACGCGCGGTATAA
- a CDS encoding DUF4199 domain-containing protein, producing MRNIVLTFGLIAGAIMAAMMLLTIPFQDQIGFERGAVIGYTTMVLAFLMIYFGVRSYRDTVAGGRVSFGRALVVALAIMAVAICCYVATWELIYYQLMPDFGDQYATFILEKERSSGATEAEIAARAAEMARFQEMYRNPLVNIAFTFLEPLPIGLLFALVSAGILSWKRKPQPSGT from the coding sequence ATGCGCAACATCGTACTGACCTTCGGCCTCATCGCCGGCGCCATCATGGCGGCGATGATGCTGCTCACCATTCCGTTCCAGGACCAGATCGGGTTCGAGCGGGGCGCCGTCATCGGGTACACGACGATGGTGCTCGCCTTCCTGATGATCTATTTCGGCGTCCGTTCCTACCGCGACACGGTGGCCGGCGGCCGCGTCTCGTTCGGTCGCGCCCTCGTCGTCGCCCTCGCCATCATGGCCGTGGCGATATGCTGTTACGTGGCGACATGGGAGCTGATCTATTACCAGCTCATGCCCGATTTCGGCGATCAATACGCCACATTCATCCTCGAAAAGGAGCGCAGCTCCGGCGCGACGGAAGCAGAGATCGCGGCCCGGGCTGCGGAGATGGCCCGGTTTCAGGAGATGTACCGCAATCCGCTCGTCAACATCGCCTTCACCTTCCTCGAGCCGCTGCCCATCGGACTCCTCTTCGCGCTCGTCTCGGCCGGCATCCTGAGCTGGAAGCGCAAGCCGCAACCGAGCGGGACCTGA